The Cygnus olor isolate bCygOlo1 chromosome 2, bCygOlo1.pri.v2, whole genome shotgun sequence genome contains the following window.
ATCCGGATCCAAAAAATTCCCTATATGAGCATTGCAGCCAAGTCCCGTTTCTCAGCTGGACATGTGTGGCATTCCATCTCCCACTACGTGCTGTACAGTTTAGGTCTACATCCAGGATCGGTACAATCATATCCGGGAGACAGAGTCcaattgcaaatgctttttcctaCCGCTACCGTTCCTGTTCTGTTTAAGCAGTATATACCCCGAGCTGACGAGTGCAATCGCTATGggcctccttcctccttccaaaATTGTGTCCCATTAAGAACTTCACTCAAATTACTGACCCACCACTTGGGTTCGACCGGGCCAGCTACCCAGGGCCATCTTTCAGTTCCCCCCGGTCCTCCACAAATCCAGCAGTTACTAAAGTTAAAGGCCTTGGCCACTTCCTCCCCCAGAGTGAAGAAGTTATTCCTCCAGTCTTGCCCATGGCTCAGTTGCCCCTGTGAAAACAATACCAGGAAGTATAGCATTTCTTACCCTTTTGTGCCATCCAATCTTGAGGGTGTGGGAAACACCTTCAATCAAGGGGTTGGGCCCGCTTTCAGGGTCGATTTGAGCTTGTGTTACCATTCGGCCTCTCGGGGTAATCCAGCTCCTGGAAAACTAATCACAATTATGGGTTTTAAAAAAAGGTCTTTATGTTACTTTTCTCAGGACAACGTGACCTTAGTGCGGGAGAAGTCCAGTCGAGGCCCTGTCCCTCGGCGGTCAATACCCATAGGGGTTGCCTCCCTCAGTGGACCATACACACCGCAGTGGAGGGTCCTGCCCCAGTcttgccttctccctttcctcccttcagaCTTATCCTCTTTATCCGGCGCCCTTAATTCATGCAGAACCTCATTGCCAGAATATTAGCTCCTCCTTAGTCTCAGTTTCAGTTCCCCAGGAGTGGACTCAACCCTCCAGGCTTCGGTAGTTATTGGTCCTTTTACTCTGGATGCGGGGGTCCAACccctttctgctgttctcacaGCTGTTTCAGTAGTAAGTAAAACAAGGTATGGTCCCTCCCATCGGGGGTTCAGTGATTCTTCCCTCCAGGTTTTTATTAAGACCTTGTCTCCCGGTTGTATCTTATGAATAGCAAATCCCAAAGGTGGTGTTTGAGCCATCATCCCCATTTCTCTTAGCTCTTGTAATCTCCTTCCAATggtaattatatatttctggATACTACGATCCTCAACTACGTTGTTCCCTAGAGGCATCCCTTGAGAATAAGGCATACCATACAACATTTCATATGGTGATAATCCAGTCTCACTGTGTGGTTTAGTTCTTATGTTTAAAAGTGCCAATGGTAAGCATTTCGTCCAGGGCATTTGTGTCTCAATCATTAACTCAGCcaattgttgttttattgtttgattcATTCTTTCTACTCTCCCTGAGCTTTGTGGGTGCCACGGAGTGTGGTATTCCCACTGAATACCTAACGATTGAcgtaataattttattattttagaagtgTGTGCCCTGATCAGAATCAATGTGCTGGATTATCCCATATCTAGGTATTAAGTGTTCTAATAAAATTTTTACCACCGTTTGTGCTGTAGCTTGTGCTACGGGATAAGCTTCTACCCACTGTGTTAAATGATCTACTATTACCAATAGATATTTTATCCTCCCTACCTTAGGCAATTCAGTGAAATCAACTTGTACTTTCTCGAAAGGTCTATaggctgtttttctccctcccgTGGCTGCTTGTCGAAacactttcttatttattttctgacaagTTAAACAACCTTGTGTAATTTGCTTTGCTATTTCAAAAATCCCAACGCAACCAAATTGTTCAAGTAAATGATCACTTAACGCCTTTGTACCCCAATGTGTTTGTGTATGCAAGCGTTCCAATATTTGCCTCGCGTATGCTTTTGGCAATATCTCTCGCCCGTCAGGCAGTGTCCATTTTCCTTGTTCTAACTCAGCCCCTATTTTCTccagttttgtttgttcctcAGGGGCAaacttcttttctcctccctctcgCCTTTCTTCCTCCCGTATTATATTGATTTTAGCGACCTGAATCCTCAATGCTGCTTCCTGGGCTTCTTTATCTGCTAGATTATTTCCTCTGGTTCGGTAATCTAATCCCTTTTGGTGTCCTTTCACATGTACCACTGCTATCTCCTTTGGTTCTCTTAATGCCCttaaaatttttattactaATTCTTGATGTATAAGATTCCTCCCTTGAGTATTAATTAAACCtctttcttcccaaattttTCCAAAAGTGTGGACCACGCCATATGCATATTTAGAATCTGTATATATAGTCCCACTTTTCCCCTTTAATAGTTCCAGGGCCCTATATAGGGCATACAGCTCGCAGGCCTGAGCTGACCATGATGGGCTCAAAGGCCCTGATTCCACAGGTTCTAGGTCCTTATTAATTATTGCAtatcctgattttcttttttccttccactacTCGGGAGGAGCCATCTACAAACAGTGCTCCTCCTTTCTCCAACTCAGTATCCCTTAAATCTGGCCTTACTTTAGTCTGGGTCTCAATTACCTCTAAACAGTTACGTTGTAGTTTCTCCGGCGGTTTTCCGAACAGAAATTGTGCTGGACTCTGAGCAGAGGTTACCCTCAGTTCTAAGTCAGGGGAGTCAATTAGTATTGCTTCATACTTTAGGATCCGGCTATCCGTTAACCATTTTTCCGCTTTCTGTTGTAAGACACTTCTGACATTGTGTGGAGTATACACCTTTAAAGGAGCACTAAAGGTAATCTTCCTAACTTCTTCTATTAATAATGCTGTAGCGACCAAAGCTTGGAGACAAGCAGGCCACCCTCTGCTTACTGGATCAAGTAACTTAGAGCAATACCCCACGGGTTTCTTAATCCCTGCCCAGTCTTGAGTAAGAACTCCATATGCTGTCTGGTTTGATGTGTTCACAAAGAGATAGAAAGGTTTTTCCAGATCTGGGAGGCTCAATACAGGTGCTTGTATTAAtgccctttttatttcctcGAATTTCTGATCATCTTCTGTGAACCACTTAAGTTGGTTATTAGTTAATTTCTCATATAAGAATTTGACCTTTTCACTGTAGCTTTCAAGCCATGGTCTACAATATCCTAATAATCCCAATATTTGCCGAATTTCCTTTTTAGGTTGTGGGGGTCTTAAGGATAAGATCCCAGATACCCTGTCAGGATCtaacttctttcttccctcactCAGCCAATGTCCTAAGTATTCAACTTCCTGTTCCACAAACTGTAACTTTGATTGAGACACTTTTAATCCCTTTTCTCCTagaaaatttaataatttaatagtAGCTTCTCGGGTTCCCTCTTCAGTTTCTCCCGCTACTAATAGATCACCCACATATTGCAATAATTTTACCTCCCTGGGTAATGTGAAATCTTGTAAGACTTTCTCTAAAGTTTGTCCAAATAGATTTGGTGACTCTGTAAACCCCTGCGGAGCACAGTCCATCTTAATTGTTGTTTTCGTCCCGTTTCGGGGTCCTCCCACTCAAAGGCAAAATAATCTCTGGATCCCTCATCCAGAGGGCAGGCCCAAAAAGCACCTTGCAAATCTATTACACTATACCAAGTATGTCTGGGAGATATACGACTTAGTAAAGTATAAAGATTTGCCACCACAGGGAATTTAGTGATTGTTCGCTGATTTACAGCTCTCAGGTCCTGTACCATCCTGTATGACCCATCCGATTTCTTTACGGGGAGGATGGGTGTATTATGAGGTGACATACATGGTTCCAGAGTTCCTTTTTCCAGAAGTCTGTCAACTACAAGTTTTAATCCGTTTTGACCCTCCATTGGTATAGGGCTTTGTTTGATTCTAATTGGACGATGTGGATCCATTATTTGAACATTTATGGGGTCCATTTCTATCTTTCCAGTTTCCCCCTCCTTATACCATACTGAAGGGTTAATGACTTCTTCATCCTTTTGTGTTAAAGTGTATAATTTAATCTGCAACTTGGCCCCTGGCTTTGAATGCTCAAGTTTAATCTCAAAATCAAATCCCTTCCTAATAAATTGTATTCCGCTTCAGGGAGCAAAAGTGaatcattaaaacaaattttcttctctgtttctatTTCTACATCTTTCAAGACAGGTACCTTAAAAGGCTCTCCTTTTGCCCCTGCTACTGACATGTAACTCTTCCCTTCTTCTATTCCTTTTGGAAGTCTTTGAATAGTGGATTTTTCAGCCCCTGTGtc
Protein-coding sequences here:
- the LOC121065181 gene encoding protein NYNRIN-like; translation: MANQSRLRELASIFTLKADEKFEEEEEKPEKEKDDEWEPLDNLPPPYPNSPPTPPVAVWKEKRKSGYAIINKDLEPVESGPLSPSWSAQACELYALYRALELLKGKSGTIYTDSKYAYGVVHTFGKIWEERGLINTQGRNLIHQELVIKILRALREPKEIAVVHVKGHQKGLDYRTRGNNLADKEAQEAALRIQVAKINIIREEERREGGEKKFAPEEQTKLEKIGAELEQGKWTLPDGREILPKAYARQILERLHTQTHWGTKALSDHLLEQFGCVGIFEIAKQITQGCLTCQKINKKVFRQAATGGRKTAYRPFEKVQVDFTELPKVGRIKYLLVIVDHLTQWVEAYPVAQATAQTVVKILLEHLIPRYGIIQHIDSDQGTHF